From the genome of Verrucomicrobiia bacterium:
CCCGCTCGGAATTGTGGGCGTTGCTGGAGCGCTCGCCGGTGTTGTCGCGGCAGTTGATGCGGGAGATCAGCCGCCGGTTGCGCGAGTTCAACCGCCAGTACATCCGGGAGGTGATTCAGGCCGAGCGGCTGGCGCTGGTGGGCCGTTTCGCGCGTTCGATCGTGCACGATTTGAAAAACCCGTTGAACATCATTGGCATTGCGGCCGACATGATGGGGTTGGAGAACGCCACCGCCGAATCCCGCTCCGTGGCGCGCAAGCGGATTCGCAAACAGGTGGACCGCATCAGCGCGATGGTCAACGAATTGCTGGAATACACCCGGACGGCCCAGACCACCACCGTGCTGGCGGCGACGGATTATGCGGCTTTTGTCATGCCGTTGCTGGAGGAGATCGCTGCTGAAATCAGTGTGAAGCGCGCCACCCTGAAAGTTCCCGCGCCGGCGCCCTCGGTCATCATCGCGGCCAATCCGCAGCGCCTGTCGCGGGTGTTTTACAACCTTGTCCACAATGCGACCGATGCCATGCCGCAGGGGGGGGACATCATGGTGCGTTTTGCGGTGCGGGACGGCAAAATTGTGACCGAGATCCAGGACTCCGGCACGGGTATTCCCGAGGAGGTGTTGCCGCGGCTGTTTGAGCCGTTCTTCACGCATGGCAAGGCCCAGGGCACGGGTTTGGGGTTGAGCATTTGCAAGCGTATCATCGAAGATCATCAGGGGACCATTGAGGCGCGCAATGCGCCCGAAGGGGGCGCGGTGTTCTCCTTCAGTTTGCCGGTGCAGGCGGCCAACGCCTGAGCGGGGCGGGACGGCTCAGGCCTCGGAAAGTTCCAGCCAGTCCGGCCGCTGTTCCGCGTGCCGGGCGATTTCCTCAAAAATCGCGGCGGGGGGCGTTTGTGGCTGCCAGCCCCAGGCCTGCTGCGCCAGCGTGGCATCGAGCACCACCCAGGGCAGGTCAAAGGGCCGGGGGCGTGGATCACTGTGCACGGGATGCGGCCCAAAACGGGCATCGCACCAGGCGGTAAGCTGACGCAGGGAGGTGGCGGAGGCGCGCCCGCCGGAGACGTTGACAAGGCGCGGTTTATCTGCGGTGGGCTGCTCCATCTGGCGGCGCAACAGCGGCAGCAAATCCCGGGGATGCAGGCAGTCCCGCACCTGATGGCCCTGGCCGTCAAAGCCGAGGTAGCGCAAGGGGCGTCGCCGGCAATGGCTGTGGATCCAGAAGGAGAAAATGCCCTGATCCGGCCGCCCAAACTGGCCCGCGCCCGCCATGACGCCGCAGCGATTGATCCAGACCGGGAAGCCGAAATCCGCGCCGTATTCCAGGGCGAGGACCTCGGAGGCGAGTTTGCTGGCGCCGTACACGGAGCGGGGGGCCGCCACGGAAAAGGATTCGCTGATGCCCGCCTCCGTCAAACCGTCCGGCCAGGGGGCGCCGGGTTGGGGCACGAAAGCCTGGTCTTTGACCACCACCGGCAGCCGCGCCAGGGGTTCGATGGCATACACCCGGCTGGTGCTCAATAGGATCAGCCCCGCCCGGTGGCGCTTGCAGTACTCCAGCATTTCCACCGTGCCCCAAAGGTTGTGTTCCAGCAACTGGCGGCTGCTGGTCTGGCCGGCGGTACCCGCCAGCACGCTGGCATTGGCGGCGGCGTCAATGACCCAGTCCACGGCGGGGAGGGCCTCCAGATCGCTGGCTTGACGCAGGTCGCCGGCCTGGACCCGAATTCCCAGGCGACGCAACCGCGCCCGGTTTTCCTCGCTGCCGGGCCGGGTGAAATTGTCCAGACCCCACACTTCACACGGCCAGCCGGCGGCACGGATGTTTTCCGCCAGGGTCGCCCCCACAAACCCGCAAATACCCGTGATGAGGATCTTCATGCGCTGCGGGCTTCATCATCGCGATCCCCCCGCCGGCGGGCAAGCGGAAAGGCGGCGTGGAGCAGGCGGCGGACAAGTCGTTTGCGCCTGAAAACAAAAACCCGGCGTCCAGAGGACTGGACGCCGGGCTGAAAGGGTATCAAGTCAGGCGCGCAAGGCGCCGTGGCTTAATAGCGGCCAAAGGAACCGCGATGCTCGCGCCGGCTGCCGCGGCGGGGCCCCTGCGAATTGAAGGGGCGCTCCTCACGCGGGCGGGCGAGGTTGACGGTCAGGTTGCGCCCGTCCAGCGACTTGCCGTGCATGGCTTCAATCGCCTTTTGGGCTTCTTCCGGCGTGCTCATGGTGACGAAACCAAACCCGCGCGGACGGCCGCTGTTGCGGTCCATCATCAGGGTGGCCTCGACCACCGTGCCGTGCGCCGCAAACGAATCCTGGAGGTCGTTTTCCGTCGTGTTGAAGGAGAGGTTGCCAACGAATAACTTCGTGCTCATGTGATGTTTTCTTTCTGTCCCCAGACCAGTCCTGCCTTTCCCAAACTGTTCCCGACTGCCGGGTTTCAAATCATCACTGAACCGAGTTCACCTGAAGATTTACCATGTCTTGGAAGCCTGGAGCTATCTGTCAGACGCGGGAAAGGTACGCGGCCTGGCGCGGAATGCAAATAATATTTTCAAATATTTTTTGCGGGGGTGGACTGGCCACCCTTGGAGCAGGATGCAAAACCATGCCTGGCCCCGGGGACTCCCCGCCGGGCCAGCTTGCCCGGCCCAAGCCCTGCCGTGGAGCGCAAGCGATGCTACGGCGCTTTGGGTTTGGGCATGGTGGTCAGCGGAAAGTCATCCGTGCGGAAAGGCGAGGCGGGCAGGCCATTCTTATTCCACAAATTGCCTTCGGGGAAATTGGCCCAGCCATAGCGCACGGCCACCGGTTTGCTGATATTGGGATGGCTGACGATGACTTCGTCATTCTTCCGGCCGCCGATCTGGGCCTGGCCCCATACCCATTGGCGATCTTCGCCGCAAATGGCAAAGCCCTTCAGCTCGCCGCCGCGGGCCTCCAGACCGTCCCCCACGTGGTCAAACGTCAGCACTGCCTGATTTTTGCGGACGGTCATTTTCTTGAAGACCGGCCCGGAATACACCAGGCCGCGCTCCTTGTAGGCAATGCCGCGCGCCGCCAGCGCCAGGCGCTCGCCCACCGGCTGTTTTTTGCGCGGATGGATGTCGTTTTCCTCGCCCACATCGGTGATCACCGCCAGGCCCACGCCGGGCAGTTTGGTGGCCAGCAACTGGGCTTCGCGCAGCTCGGCCCAGGCGCTTTCCGTGGGCACGTTGGTGCGCGCCATGAAGGGGGCCAGTTGCACGGCCATGAAATAAAACTCCGGCTGCCCCCAGGTGGCGCGCCAGTTTTTGATCAGGTCGGGAAATAACGTGCGGTACTGCCAGGCGCGGCCGGCGTTGGACTCGCCCTGGTACCAGATTGCTCCTTTGACGGCATAAGGCGCCAGCGGATACAGCATGCCGTTGTAAAGTTCGGTGGGAATCCAGGGCCGGCCCGGCGCCCGCCCTTTGGGCTGTTCACCGCGGGCTTTGGCGGCGCGGGAAGCCTCCTGCCATTTTTTCAGGGCCTCCTCGTATTTGGCGAGGGTTTCCTGGCGTTGTTCCCATTGCTGGAGGAGGTCGGGATAGGGCTTGAGGGCGTCCAGGCTCATCCACACTTCCGCCGGCGAGCCACCCCAGGAGGTATGGATGATGCCCACCGGGACGTTGCGAGCCTGCTGCAGGGCGCGGGCAAAGTAATAGCCCACCGCTGAAAACTTGGGCACGTTGAAGGGGCGGCACTCGAGCCAGCGCGCCTTGGGGCTGAGGTCTTCCTGGGGCTCGTAGGCGCGCACCTTGTCCACGGTGAACAGGCGGATGTTGTCATTGGTAGCGGTGGCGATGTCTTTTTCCGGCTCGAAGGCGGCGTCCAGGGGCCATTCCATGTTGGATTGGCCGCTGGCAAGCCACACCTCGCCCACCAGCACATTTTGAAAGCGAATGCGGTTCTTGCCGTCCACGGTAAGGGTTTCGGGCGCCTCGGCGGTGGCCACCCGCAGATTGTTCAAACGCACCAGCCACCGGCCGTTTTTGGCCACGGTGGTGACGCGCTGGCCCTGGCAGGTCACGGTGACCTGCTCGCCTTCATCGGCCCAGCCCCAGACCGGCACACTGGCGCCCTGTTGCAGCACCATGTTGTCACTGAAGATGCGCGGCAGCCGTACATCGGCCAGCAGCGACGATCCGCTCCACACGGCCAGGAGACCCAGACAAAACCACCGTCCGCACGAAACCATGGGGTGCAAGTTTTTCATAGCCAGAGAGATCATTTATGCTGTGCAACCCTATTAAACCTTCACCCAAGGCGCGGGTCAATGCCGATTTGGCTGGCGGATTGCGCCGGGCGGCGCCGGCAGGCTTGATTTTTGGCGGGATTTCACCGTTGATGGTGGGCGGTGAATGTGAAGCAAAAGCATGAAGCAGGCGGCGGGCGGCTGAGCCGGGCCGGGCTGGTGTTGTTGATCGCCCTGGCGCTGGGAGCCGGTTGTGCACGTGACACCATCGAAAACCGGCGGCATGAGAAGTGGATGGCTTATTCCGCCCTGCCGCAGGAGCAACGCGAGCTGGTGGACCAGGGACGCATTCGCGTGGGCATGAGCGAGGACGCAGTCTATATCGCGTGGGGCAAACCCAACGAGATCTTGGAGTCGGAAGGGCCGGAAGGGATGGAAACGGTGTGGCGGTATTATGGCTCCTGGACGGAGGAGACCCGCTACTGGACGTACCGCGAGATGCGCCGCAACGGGCAGCCGGTGTTGGAGCGGTACCTGGCGCGGGACTACCAGCCGCGCTCTTACGTGCGGGCGGAGATTGTGTTTCGCAAAGGGCGGGTGGCCAGTTGGCGGATGTTGCCGCGGCCCTTGCCGTGAAGGAGTTGGGATTATGAGGGGAGGTTTTAACGGCCTGCCTGGTTTCTCATGCCATTAACGTTCATCTTTCTGGGTACGGGCACCTCGATCGGCGTGCCGGTCATTGGCAAGACGTATCCGCCTGCTTTTCTGGCGAATCCCAAGAATCACCGGACCCGCTGCTCGATGTACCTGGCCACGCCGCAGGTGAAACTGGCCATTGACACGCCGCCGGACTTCCGCACGCAGATGTTGCGGGAGAATTTGTCGTACCTCGATGCAGTGCTCTTCACCCATGCCCATTCGGATCATGTCATGGGCCTGGACGATTGCCGCCGGGTGTGTGTGGTGCGGCAGGGGCCGCTGCCAGTGTATGCCGATGCTCCCACCATGGACGCCCTGCGCCGGATTTTTGCGTATGCCTTCCATGACGGGCCCCATCCCAACGGTTATTTTGTGCCGGAGCCGCATTTGATCCAGGGGCCATTTCATTTGGGGGATTTGCGGATTGTGCCGGTGGCCCTGCCGCACGGGCAAATTGGCAGCCTGGGCTTTTTGTTTTATCAAGAGGACGTGCTGCAACTGGCCTACCTCAACGATTGCAAGGCCGTGCCGCCGGGCGTCATTGAACAGGCCCGGCACGCGCGGGCCCTGGTGTTGGATGCCCTGCAGCGGCGGCCGCACTGGACGCATCTTTCGTTGCCGGAGGCCATCGAGGTGGTGCGGCAAATTCAGCCGGAGCGCGCTTATTTTACGCACCTGTCGGACGACTACGATCACGACGCCGCCCAGGCGGAGCTGCCGGCGGGGATGATGTTTGCCTACGACGGCTTGCGGGTGGAGTTGGCTTGAGGGGCGGCGGTGGGTGGCACCGGCACCTCCACAAAACGCACTTGCACCTCGCCGGCGGCGGCCTCACAAATGAAGAATCCCTTTTCCCGGGAGCGATCGTGATTGTTGCGCTTCAAGGCGCAGCAGCGGTTGGTGTAGGCGACCGTTTGCAGCACGGCCTTGCGGGTGTAACCGTGGAAATGGCCGCAGAAAACTGCCTTCAGGTTCAGGCCCGCCAGCTTGTCCAATAATTCGTCCGCGTTGAGCGGCCGATAGCGCACTCCCGGCCCCAGGGGGAAATGGGTGAAGACAATGGTGGGGGCGGTGGGGGAAAGCCGCGGGACGGTGTGCTCCACCCAGCGCAACGTCTCCGTGGAAATCCGGGTGTTTTCGTATTTTAATCCCTCACTGGTATCGAGGCCCAGGAATTGCCAGCCCTTGAAGGTGAAGGTGTAATTCCACCGGCGGGGGAAGAAATATTTGTAATAACGCGGGCTGTCGGCGGGGGTGTAATCGTGGTTGCCGATGACCGTGTAATAGCGCAGGCGGGATTCATCCAGGAGCCGCCGCACTGCGGCAAGGTCCTCACGGCGGCCGGTTTCCACCAAATCACCCAGCACCAGACACAACTCGGGCCGATGGGCCCCCACCTGCGCGAGCGCGCCGCGCAAAAATTTTCCACAATCCGGGGAGAGATAATGCAGGTCATTGAGGACGGCGAACGTGAACGTCCCCGGGGCTTCGGTCTCTCGGGCCACCGCGGAGGCGGGCCAAAACCGGGCAGCCAGAAGTCCCCCCACACTCAGACAGCGCAGCGCTTTGCGTCGTGACCAGGCCATGCCTGAGCATGGCAGCCAGGCGGGCGGACGGCAAGCGCAAGTGCTCTCCGGGGCGGAACAACCTGGGGGCCATTTCCACCCTGCCAAACCCGGTGGCCTCTCCCGGAAAAAAAGCGGCCCTCGGGGAGAGGGCCGCTCGGAGGAGGAGGTAGATGACCGGGAAAGATTACGGCGTCAGCGCGCGCGGCATCTGAGTGCAGTTACTGAGGTTGCCGTCAATGCTGCCGTCAATGTTCTTGGTTTGCAGTTGGCGCACCAGGCCATTTTGGGTGAACTGCTGCACGCTACCGTCCGTCAGCACGGCGTTGCCCTGGCCCATGTGCATGACGTCGTCCGCCCAGCGGGTGTTGAAGCTGCCGGCCGGCGGGACTTTCAGTTTAACCACCGCCACGCTCACGTTGGCCGGACCGGCCGGGCCGCCATTGCAGGTGGCGCCCCGCTCGCCGCCGCGAATGTTGCGGTCAATGGCCATGTGCATCACCGGACCCTTTTCCACCGATTCCAGATGCACGCCGTAGCTCACGGCATTGTCCGCATGGTTGCGCAGGTTGTCCGCGCTGCCCGAGGAGGGTTCCCAGGTGTTCACGCGCACGGCTTCCGTATCCGTGGGGCATTGAATGACCTTGGGGTTCTGCAATTCATTGGAGGCCGCCATGAAATGACCCCAGGCTCCGGGCGAAGCGTAGGAGCCGCCGTCCGCGCGAATCACATGCCACGGAAAGCGCCCATTATTGTCGTTGGCCCAAATCTTGAAGGCCAGACCCACCTGCTTCAGATTGTTGGCGCAGGCGATACGTTGGGCGCGCTTCTTGGCCTGGGCCAGGGCCGGCAGCAACAGCGCGGCCAGAATCGCAATGATGGCAATCACCACCAGCAGTTCGATGAGGGTGAAAGCCCCGCGGGAGGACTGGGTTGTGCGTTTCATAAAACGGTAGTTGTTTGATGTCTTCACTGTATCAGCAATCTCTACTGCCACGCAATCAAAAATAGCAAGTCATGTACCAGTTTTTTGGGCCGTGGCTGGCAGGGTGGGCGGGGCTTTATCCCTTGTTACCAGTGCTGGTCTTCCTCGTAGGGAAAAGGTTTGAGCCTTCCCTGCGCGCAGCGGCGCTGGAGTGGCGTCAGCCGTTGTTTGTGTGGCTAATGATGGATGGCCCCCAAGTCAGGTCAGCCGTCCGGTTTGTGCCCTAAAAAGCCGACAGGCATCCGCGGGGGGCGGATGCCTGTGGCCGTCAAGACCTGCTCTGAAACTCGCTGTGTCGGTTACGGTTTGACCACGTCAATCTTGTATCCAGCCTGGAGGGCGGATTCCACCGATTTCTGGAGGCTGCGGGCGGTCAGTTGTTGCACGCTGCCGTCGCTCAAAGCGGCATTGCCGTTGGCCTCATGGAGATCCACATTGGCCGAATCCCAAGAGAGGTTGTTCCACGTGGTGATGGTGCCGGTGCCGCTGAAGTCACGGTCGCCCAGCATCAGGTTGTTGGCCTCGGAGTCGCGCGACTGGCGGTTCACAAAGTAGCTCAGGTGCTGGTTGGCCACAAAGGTGGTGTTGTTGGAGAAGCTCTGCGACGGGTTGCGTCCCATGTCCGCCGGGCAGACGCAAATCTTGGGATTGGCCAGCTCGTTGCCCGCCCAAATGAAGTAATTGCCGATGGGGGCATTGTTGGTCAACTGCCAGGGGAACCGGTCTTCGTTGTCATTGGCGAAGATGCGGAAGCCCAAGCTGACCTGCTTGAGGTTGTTCACGCAGGAGATGCGTTGGGCACGCTTCTTGGCCTGGGCCAGCGCCGGCAGCAGCAGAGCGGCCAGGATGGCGATGATGGCGATGACGACCAGCAGCTCGATCAGAGTGAAGGCCCCGAATTTTTTAGTGCGCGTTTGCTTCATAAAACCGTTGTTGTCTTCTGTTCGTTATGTCCGACGTTCTAGGTACTAGCAAGCATGATGCCAGAAATGAAGCACTTTTTTTGGTTGAAAGTCATGATTTTTAGGGTGCCGCCAGCGTGAAGAATGCACAGTTTGCGCGGAATTGACGCACTGTGACCACCGGGCTGGTTGGTTTTTTATCTGGCGACACCAGCCGACAGGAAAACCGCCATGATGAAATTTGCTAAGTTGTTTGGAATCAATGAATTACCCAAATTCCTCGCGCTGCAGACGGAGTCTTTGCCCCAGTGGTCATCGTTTATGCGCCTCGAGTTCAAGGATTAACCAGCCCTCTTTCCCCATCGGAGGATGGAGCAGGGAGCCCACCAAGGCTCATCTTTCAACCCGCCGGACGTTTCCGGCTGGGGTTGTTTTACAGGCAGGGAGGCACCGCAGCCGGCTGGGACGCCAGGCTGGTAGTGCGTGAAAAATTTTTACGTCCTGCGCCAAAAGCCTCCCCTCGGGCCAGGGCCGGCGTTTAGAAACCCATTTTTTCCAGCTCTTGTTGCAAGCGCATCTGGAAGGCCTGAATGTCTCCAGGGGAAGGACGGTAACCTTTATTGGTGGGGGCAATGCCCAGACGGCCGTACTGGTCCAGATACCATTGGGCCTTTTGGCCGTCGCTGAAGGTGACCTTGCCGCTGAGGGCGGCTCCGGGCATGGCCACGGTGTCCAAGGAGACGCTCACCTGGCCGGTGCCGGGCGGTGCAGGGGAAGCATCCTCGGCCTCATCCGTATCTTCTTCGGCCGCCTCCTCGGCGGTGGGGGAGGGCTGGGCTGGGGGAGGCATGGTCGCGGGCGGGGGGGCGGGGGGTTCGGCGTCCTTGGGCATGACCTGCAAATCAGAGATGAGCAGCCGCACCTCCATGTACGTCAGATGCACCCCCAGCTCGCTGGCCAGCCGTTTTTGGATGTCGGAGAGTTTGAGGCCTTCATCAATCCACTGCCTGACAACGGCCTTTTGGTCATCGGTCAAATTCATGTGAGTAAAATAGCAAGAGTCAATCGCCGGCGGCAATGTTGCCCCGGCGGTCCCAAAGTTTCAACCACGCTTTTTGCTCGCCCCGTCGGCGGCGGGAGCCGGCCCCAACTGGGGACTTGCAAAGCGGCGGGCTTGAGGTAAGTTGTCGCCCCTGTTGCGTCGGGCGGGGCAAGGTGTCAAAATACCTCTGAGGACGCGAAACGATAACAATTGACGAGAATATCTTATGGCAAGCGCAAACGATTTACGCCGGGGCATGGCCATTGATTACAATGGCGATATTTGTGTGGTTCTGGATACCCAGCATCGCACGCCGGGCAACCTGCGTGCTTTCGTGCAGGCCACCCTGCGCAGCATCCGCACGGGCAAATCCTCCGACGTCCGCTTCTCTTCCACGCAGCGGATCGAGGTGGTGCCCATGGTCACCCGCAAAATGGAGTTCAGCTATAAGGACGGCGAGGACTATGTCTTCACCGACCCGGAGACCTACGAAACGGTGAATCTCTCGCCCGAGCTGCTGGGCGACGCTGTGAATTACCTCACCGAAAACGCGCCGGTGACGGTCACCTTTGTGGAGGGCAAGGCGGTGTTGGTGGAATTGCCCGCCAGTGTGGTGCTGACAGTGGTGGACGCGCCGGAAGGCATCCGGGGCGACTCGGCCAACAACGTGATGAAGCCCGTGACCCTGGAAACAGGGCTGGTGGTGCAGGCGCCCCTGTTCATCAAGACCGGCGAGAAAATCAAAATTGACAGCCGGACGGGCAAGTACATCGAGCGCGCCTGAGCCGCCACGCCTCAAAGCACCGGCTCGCCATTGGCTTTGAGCCAGGCCAGAATCTGGCTGGCGGACGTGCGGGGTTGAAACCCGAGGATGTTGTGCTCGCTGTTCCAGACCAGCCGCCAGCCGCGGTACCCCGGGCAATGTCGCCGCAGCCAGGGTTGCACCAAAAACCAGGGCACGATCAAATCCCAAAAGCCGGTTAAATAAAACACCGGCAAAGTGGTGCGCTGCGCCAGGGGGCGGTGATCATGGGCCAGGATGATGTCGTACCGGCTGAGAATGGCCTGCCGGGCCAGCTCCTGGAGTTGAAAATCCTGATGCGCCTGGAGACTTTGGCGCACGTGCGGCGCCTGCCGATGCCGCCAGCGCAGCAGACGCAAATAGCCGCGCAGGAGCGCCGCCACGGCCGCCATGGGCAGACTTTGATGCGTGCCCCGCACCAGGCGCACCCCCCACATCAAGGGGTAACGCACAAACCCGCCCGCCAGAATGAGTCCTTTGGGCTGAAAATGAGGTTGTCCCGCCGCTCTTTGGGTCTCGGCCCGGCCGATCATTCCCCAAGCCACCTGGGAGCCAAAAGATTCGCCTAAAAGCCAGCCCTCCCGAAAACCCGCGGCCAACAAGGCGGCCTCAATGGCTTGCACGTAATCCTCCAATTTCCAGGAAGGCTCGCGCGGATAAGCCAGCTCGACCAATTGCACATGGCCTTTGAGTGCATCACGCAGACCGGCATTGTAATGCCAGTCTCCATGCAACCCGGGCAGATAAACCAGACGCGGCGCTGAAGCATCCCCCTGAACTTGCATCTGCAATGACTCGGCCATGTCGGCAAGATACCTGGCTTTGACTGCCAAATAAATGGAGAAATGCCTGCCGCCGAGGCCAAGACCCCGCCCGGCTCATTGTGCTCCTGCCTAAATGCCTGCTACCCATGATGCGGTTTATGGAACACACGGAGCGCACACCCGCGCGGGCGGCCTTTGGAACTGCCGAAGCCATACCAATCCGGCAGGGATTACAAACCAATCCAACAGGGATTAACAATTAGGACTGATGCCCACCATTTTACACATCCGCCTGCGACAATTCTCCGGTTTTGCACTTTGCATTTTGCATTTACCTCTCCCCATGTATGGCCTTGAACGAACAGAGGTTTCGGGGGATATTGGCTCCGGGTCGGCCGGAAACCATGCAAGCGTGGGGAACCATCGGCACGTATGAGGCCAGGGAGGAGCCAAATCCCATCCCGCAGGATTCCTCTCCTCAGAATGATGATTGCAACGTGGGCGGGTTGTTGGCGACGGTGATTCATAATGGGCCGGATGCGGGGGTGTATTTTCCGGTTTATGATGGGAATGGGAACGTGATGGGGTATGTGCGGGGGGCGGATGGTTTGTTGGTGGCGCAATATGAATACGGCCCCTTTGGCGAACTCCTCCGCGCCACCGGCCCCCTCTCCCAGACCTTCAACTACCTTTTCTCCACCAAATACCATGACTGGGAAACCGGCCTCCTCTACTACGGCCACCGCTACTACAATCCCACCACTGGAAGGTGGCCAAATAGAGACCCGTTGGGCGAGCCAGGACATCAGCTACTCGTTCAGGCTGGAAGCAGCGCGAATCTCGTGCCGAAAGAGACCCAAGCAGGCAACCGCTCAGTCCGTGGCAGTGCCCCTTGCCGCAGCGGTAGTTGCCGGGGACCGCGTGACGGAGAACTCATGCTTTACCAGTTCTGCAAGAACGAGCCGGTTAACTACTTCGACATCGACGGACGCGACTTCAAGGTTCCTAGGCCAATCAAGCAGTGGTACAAACTGCAAGCCGGGGTTGGTGTCGCCGTGCTGATTGCCGACTCGTGTATCCTTTACATGGCGTGCAAACGCTTGAACGTCGACGAAGAGACGTTCGTTCGAACGCCAGGCACAAGAATCCTCAGCATCCCGCTTCTCCCTGTCATTACCTCACTCTGTCCGGAAGGTGGGGTGCTTTACTACCGGGTGTGGAAGCCGAGCACGGCAGGATGCGATAATGAACTTGTCGTCTTCTGCTTCGGATCTGGTGGAGGAGCGTAGGAGGGAAATTGAGCGAACTCCCGAAGAACTCAAAGTGGCCACACCCGTTGGCGAAAATCATTTTGGTGACGCTTGGCATGGCCATTCTCTTGGTTTTGCTCACACGTCTCGTGTTGCGGCTAGCAAGTTGAACCGTCGGTGTCCCGCACAAACGGTGAAAAGGAAATCTGGCGCCGCTCAGGCCGCGGCGGAGTTGGGCGGCCACGCGTGCTTGCCAGAGCGCTGGTTTCGCGGTGCGGGATAACGGTGGTGAACTGGGCTGGGGCGGAGGTGAATCAACGGCAAGTTGGTGGCGGGGAGGAAGGCTTCGTTGGGGGCCGGAGCCGCCACGCGGGACGCGTGCGCTCCACGAGGCCGAGGGGATAGGCAAGATGGGAGGGAGCGGTTCCGGCTGGGGCGGGATGGGCCACGGTGGGCCGCGAGCGGGCTTTGTTGGCAAGTCGTTCTGGCCAGGGGCGTTTTTTTCCATTAGAAACATCGGCACACAGGCATGCGTTTCCAATGGACCAATCCGTCCTGGCTGTGGCTGTTGATTCCGGCCCTGGCGTGGACGTTTTGGTGGTTTTGGCGCAGTGATGTCAGCCTGTCGCCGTGGCGGCGGTGGACGGCTTTCGTTGTCCGGTGGTTGATCGTGGTGGCGGTGGTGCTGGCGCTGGCCGGGCTGCAATGGCGGCGGCCGGTGGAGGGGGTGAATGTCATTTTTGTGCTGGATCGTTCCGATAGTGTG
Proteins encoded in this window:
- the efp gene encoding elongation factor P, whose product is MASANDLRRGMAIDYNGDICVVLDTQHRTPGNLRAFVQATLRSIRTGKSSDVRFSSTQRIEVVPMVTRKMEFSYKDGEDYVFTDPETYETVNLSPELLGDAVNYLTENAPVTVTFVEGKAVLVELPASVVLTVVDAPEGIRGDSANNVMKPVTLETGLVVQAPLFIKTGEKIKIDSRTGKYIERA
- a CDS encoding RHS repeat-associated core domain-containing protein: MALNEQRFRGILAPGRPETMQAWGTIGTYEAREEPNPIPQDSSPQNDDCNVGGLLATVIHNGPDAGVYFPVYDGNGNVMGYVRGADGLLVAQYEYGPFGELLRATGPLSQTFNYLFSTKYHDWETGLLYYGHRYYNPTTGRWPNRDPLGEPGHQLLVQAGSSANLVPKETQAGNRSVRGSAPCRSGSCRGPRDGELMLYQFCKNEPVNYFDIDGRDFKVPRPIKQWYKLQAGVGVAVLIADSCILYMACKRLNVDEETFVRTPGTRILSIPLLPVITSLCPEGGVLYYRVWKPSTAGCDNELVVFCFGSGGGA
- a CDS encoding alpha/beta hydrolase, with protein sequence MAESLQMQVQGDASAPRLVYLPGLHGDWHYNAGLRDALKGHVQLVELAYPREPSWKLEDYVQAIEAALLAAGFREGWLLGESFGSQVAWGMIGRAETQRAAGQPHFQPKGLILAGGFVRYPLMWGVRLVRGTHQSLPMAAVAALLRGYLRLLRWRHRQAPHVRQSLQAHQDFQLQELARQAILSRYDIILAHDHRPLAQRTTLPVFYLTGFWDLIVPWFLVQPWLRRHCPGYRGWRLVWNSEHNILGFQPRTSASQILAWLKANGEPVL